The following coding sequences lie in one Myxococcus xanthus genomic window:
- a CDS encoding 4'-phosphopantetheinyl transferase family protein, with protein MTGSDPHDPLGLESSATVSLGMVRHGVPVPAVLACVHQESAAAINDAQLALLHPNERARLDGFRADSRRLGFFLGRYAAKRAISGLGVQVPMHAVEIAPGVFEHPVVRGAGGDSPVVSLSHARSVAAAVACGPEHIVGVDVEQLSPERTDVFESVMPQRELAMVRHAPGGGELAANVIWTMKEALSKALRCGLTAPFEVLEVDAFEGHVAGGYGCLFRNFAQYRARAWVLGGYVLAVVSPKHSLLHVAPADLERIRQVFGRDGSRS; from the coding sequence ATGACCGGCTCTGACCCTCACGACCCGCTCGGACTGGAGTCCTCCGCGACGGTGTCGCTCGGCATGGTGCGCCACGGCGTGCCGGTGCCGGCGGTGCTGGCCTGTGTCCATCAGGAGTCCGCTGCGGCCATCAACGATGCGCAGTTGGCACTGCTCCATCCGAACGAGCGGGCGCGACTGGACGGCTTTCGCGCGGACTCGCGACGGCTCGGGTTCTTCTTGGGGCGCTACGCAGCCAAACGCGCCATCAGCGGGCTCGGCGTCCAGGTACCGATGCACGCGGTCGAAATCGCGCCCGGTGTCTTCGAACACCCGGTGGTCAGGGGCGCGGGAGGGGATTCGCCCGTGGTCTCCCTCAGCCACGCGCGCTCGGTGGCGGCCGCGGTTGCGTGTGGGCCGGAGCACATCGTTGGCGTCGACGTCGAGCAGCTCTCTCCCGAACGGACGGACGTCTTCGAATCAGTGATGCCGCAGCGCGAGTTGGCCATGGTCCGTCACGCGCCCGGCGGCGGCGAACTGGCGGCGAACGTCATCTGGACCATGAAGGAAGCTCTCTCCAAGGCCCTTCGTTGTGGGCTCACCGCCCCGTTCGAGGTCCTGGAGGTCGACGCCTTCGAGGGGCATGTCGCGGGAGGCTACGGCTGCCTCTTCCGCAACTTCGCCCAGTACCGCGCCCGTGCCTGGGTGCTCGGCGGGTACGTGCTCGCGGTGGTGTCTCCCAAGCACTCGCTGCTCCATGTCGCACCGGCGGACCTGGAGCGCATTCGCCAAGTGTTTGGTCGCGACGGGTCTCGAAGCTAG
- a CDS encoding ATP-grasp domain-containing protein produces the protein MHWVVQHNLFNEPGFHTLLGVLRRGEIPHTVVKVIPFDGGVEPTVDVDGPVIVMGSLSLTRYAKRRGWTPGAFLNDNFDFRIWREQLGHHLLNADAQVHRFGDVPPREGPFFIRPCLDDKSFSGMVTTWDDFSTWRASALALGEGATVDADTWVAVSPLKHIQREYRMVVVDGRVITGSRYKLGDRVASSPEVEPDVRAFAQAMADTWTPDRAYVLDVFMHDSDLYVGELNNLNAAGFYAYDVAKMVDAIEAMPW, from the coding sequence ATGCATTGGGTCGTCCAGCACAACCTGTTCAACGAGCCTGGCTTCCACACGCTGCTCGGCGTGCTGCGGCGCGGCGAGATTCCGCACACCGTCGTGAAGGTCATCCCGTTCGATGGCGGTGTCGAGCCGACTGTCGACGTCGACGGGCCCGTCATCGTGATGGGCTCGCTCAGCCTGACGCGTTACGCGAAGCGGAGAGGCTGGACGCCGGGCGCGTTCCTCAACGACAACTTCGACTTCCGGATCTGGCGCGAGCAACTGGGCCACCACCTGCTCAACGCCGATGCCCAGGTCCACCGCTTCGGGGACGTTCCGCCGAGGGAGGGGCCCTTCTTCATCCGCCCCTGCCTGGACGACAAGTCCTTCTCCGGAATGGTGACCACGTGGGACGACTTCAGCACGTGGCGTGCGAGCGCCCTCGCATTGGGCGAAGGCGCCACGGTCGATGCCGACACCTGGGTGGCCGTCAGCCCGCTGAAACACATCCAGCGTGAGTACCGCATGGTCGTCGTCGACGGACGCGTCATCACCGGCAGCCGGTACAAGCTCGGGGACCGCGTTGCCTCGTCTCCCGAGGTCGAGCCCGACGTGCGTGCCTTCGCCCAGGCCATGGCCGACACCTGGACGCCAGACCGGGCCTACGTCCTGGACGTCTTCATGCACGACAGCGACCTATACGTCGGGGAGCTCAACAACCTCAACGCGGCGGGCTTCTACGCCTACGACGTCGCGAAGATGGTGGACGCCATCGAAGCGATGCCCTGGTAG
- a CDS encoding tetratricopeptide repeat protein: MSQFVDLKLRGNDRRTAWCQENSVGTDLYRDGMARLDAGDVAEARRLLEEALRKSPGDVAVMHGLSRVLDLAGERARSVELLEHAHARAPSEPGPAHDLAMALLEREEDARAVQVLTPVLEAHPDDTRAHLFMAMALAKSDAARARVHTAKALTDSDPDVKLQAQALDDVLAEHQRVS; encoded by the coding sequence TTGTCGCAGTTTGTAGACTTGAAGTTGCGTGGAAATGACCGACGCACCGCGTGGTGCCAGGAGAACTCAGTGGGAACGGACCTTTATCGCGACGGAATGGCCCGGTTGGACGCAGGGGATGTGGCCGAAGCCCGCCGTCTGCTGGAAGAGGCGCTGCGCAAGTCCCCGGGCGACGTGGCGGTGATGCACGGATTGTCTCGCGTGTTGGATCTGGCGGGTGAGCGCGCACGCTCCGTGGAACTCCTGGAGCACGCCCATGCCCGGGCGCCGTCGGAGCCGGGCCCGGCGCACGACCTGGCCATGGCACTGCTGGAGCGGGAAGAGGACGCACGAGCGGTACAGGTCCTCACCCCTGTGCTGGAGGCCCACCCCGACGACACGCGGGCGCACCTCTTCATGGCCATGGCCCTGGCGAAGTCGGACGCCGCGCGTGCTCGCGTTCACACCGCGAAGGCCCTGACGGACTCGGATCCCGACGTGAAGCTGCAGGCCCAGGCGCTGGATGACGTGCTCGCGGAGCACCAGCGCGTGTCCTGA